A genomic window from Punica granatum isolate Tunisia-2019 chromosome 2, ASM765513v2, whole genome shotgun sequence includes:
- the LOC116193989 gene encoding BRASSINOSTEROID INSENSITIVE 1-associated receptor kinase 1-like: MKKLMSILWYVDVSSEWGLSMSPPGSMQKSDVFAYGNMLLELVTGQKASSLDQLKNEDGVMLDSRVNGLVDNGDLERVMDPNLQGHYEREETEQLVRVALLCLDINPAVRPKISEVVKTLEGETTLVATPQRIWTDWVPAQLLITPSLLLQLNQISLVLMMPFMRLIA, from the coding sequence ATGAAGAAACTTATGTCAATACTGTGGTACGTGGACGTGAGTTCTGAGTGGGGCCTGAGTATGTCGCCACCGGGAAGTATGCAGAAGAGTGATGTTTTTGCTTACGGTAACATGCTTCTCGAGCTTGTCACCGGGCAGAAGGCTTCCAGCCTCGATCAgcttaagaatgaagatggtGTCATGTTGGACAGCCGGGTCAATGGATTAGTGGACAATGGCGATTTGGAAAGAGTGATGGATCCGAATTTGCAGGGACATTACGAAAGAGAAGAAACCGAGCAACTAGTTCGGGTGGCACTACTCTGCTTGGACATTAACCCAGCAGTGCGGCCAAAGATCTCTGAAGTGGTTAAAACGCTCGAAGGCGAAACAACCTTGGTGGCCACACCGCAGAGGATCTGGACCGATTGGGTGCCGGCTCAACTCCTTATTACTCCTTCCCTCCTTCTCCAGCTGAACCAGATCAGTCTTGTCTTGATGATGCCATTCATGAGACTAATTGCATGA
- the LOC116196444 gene encoding nuclear intron maturase 3, mitochondrial, with protein MNLFSRVVRCRDLPLLISSFRKLSSSSALPQASSLNPVNPLTQPELKTLVLKQYAKNGKFSGLVHNVIALPAVLLTACQNLTTPQTRSGHESRTSPFELVSEHFSVHEMGRELFLNRFDIEAGCVPMVPFEVKGETLVLPNLKLKVLIEAIRMVFEVIYDERFVTFAYGGRAGMGRHTAVRYLKGSVENPSWWFAVKFNPQKFYSLHVNRLCKFIEEKIDDRALIDLLRRLFASGGLSIELGGCNIGRGFPQESGLCSILLNIYFNGFDKEIQNLRLQVSRDNPKIGSDEVVRTSSNMFYKPMKIYAVRYLDEILIITSGSKVSTMDLMKNVLRYLEGNLELKVERTKTAIHSAVSEKISFLGMELQAVPPSVLNPPMSEKAIRARKKYLRQKEVKAIELKNARERNRKKLGLKIMSHVFKKLKRGAQFKFDFHIVDEVGEIFRTWADEVVQEFLGSLDDRYNWHRMLSSGNFLSLQHIRDQLPRELVDAYDDFREQVDKHLTPIPAMKALKEKERRETEEYEQKYAERTVSDLTRLCIKVNAPIELVRKAVKMVGFTNNMGRPQPIHLLFALEDADIVKWYAGVGRRWLEFFCCCHNFKMVKTIVTYHLRFSCILTLAEKHESTKRDAMKHYSKDLKVSDTDETEVTYFPTEKEVKMMGDRNLSDPKPVDGALTLALIRLACEVDSSHSCAAHFCGRADTILYRVRLLQNRLNVNPSNEEKWVPGLGAIHESVNRKCLPLCPLHRDDLFLGEITLQDVDLTSCVDVD; from the coding sequence ATGAACCTTTTCAGCAGAGTCGTCAGATGCAGAGATCTCCCTCTCCTAATCAGCTCTTTCCGCAAGCTCAGCTCCTCATCAGCTCTCCCTCAAGCTTCATCCTTGAATCCCGTAAACCCCTTAACACAACCCGAGCTCAAAACCCTAGTTCTCAAGCAGTACGCCAAGAATGGCAAATTCTCGGGCCTCGTCCACAATGTCATTGCTCTGCCCGCCGTCCTCCTCACCGCCTGCCAAAATCTCACCACCCCTCAGACCCGGAGCGGGCATGAGTCAAGAACATCTCCTTTCGAGTTGGTCTCCGAGCATTTCTCGGTTCACGAAATGGGTCGGGAGCTCTTCCTAAACCGGTTCGACATCGAGGCTGGCTGCGTCCCGATGGTGCCCTTCGAAGTGAAAGGTGAGACCTTGGTCCTGCCCAACTTGAAATTGAAGGTCCTGATTGAAGCAATTAGGATGGTTTTTGAGGTGATTTATGATGAGAGGTTCGTGACGTTTGCTTATGGTGGGCGAGCCGGGATGGGCCGCCACACTGCTGTTCGGTACCTGAAGGGCTCTGTGGAAAATCCCAGCTGGTGGTTTGCAGTGAAATTTAATCCTCAAAAGTTTTATTCTTTACATGTCAATAGGCTGTGTAAGTTCATTGAAGAAAAGATAGATGATCGGGCTTTGATTGATCTACTGAGGAGGCTTTTTGCGAGCGGAGGGTTGAGTATTGAACTGGGTGGGTGTAATATAGGGAGAGGATTTCCTCAAGAGAGTGGCTTGTGTTCGATTTTGCTTAATATATACTTCAACGGGTTCGATAAAGAAATTCAGAATCTGAGGCTTCAAGTGAGTCGAGACAACCCGAAGATTGGTTCTGATGAGGTTGTCAGAACATCATCTAACATGTTTTATAAGCCAATGAAGATTTATGCTGTTAGGTACTTGGATGAGATACTTATAATAACATCTGGGTCAAAAGTGTCGACAATGGATTTGATGAAGAATGTCTTGAGATACTTAGAAGGGAACTTGGAGCTGAAGGTCGAAAGAACGAAAACTGCAATTCACAGTGCAGTATCCGAGAAGATTAGTTTCTTAGGCATGGAGCTTCAAGCAGTTCCGCCTTCGGTTTTGAATCCTCCAATGTCGGAAAAAGCTATAAGGGCGAGGAAAAAATACCTTAGGCAGAAGGAAGTGAAGGCAATTGAATTGAAGAATGCCAGGGAAAGGAATAGGAAGAAACTGGGGTTGAAGATCATGAGTCATGTTTTCAAGAAGTTGAAACGAGGTGCACAGttcaaatttgattttcacATCGTGGATGAGGTTGGGGAAATTTTTCGAACCTGGGCAGACGAAGTGGTGCAAGAGTTTCTGGGTTCATTAGATGATCGGTACAATTGGCATCGAATGCTCTCATCTGGAAACTTTCTATCTTTACAGCACATAAGAGATCAATTGCCACGAGAACTTGTTgatgcatatgatgatttccGAGAGCAAGTTGATAAGCATTTGACCCCAATTCCAGCTATGAAAGCCCtgaaggagaaagaaagaagagaaacaGAAGAATATGAGCAGAAGTATGCCGAGAGAACAGTCAGTGACCTCACGAGGCTGTGCATTAAAGTGAATGCGCCCATAGAACTGGTTAGAAAGGCTGTTAAGATGGTTGGGTTTACAAACAACATGGGCCGCCCGCAGCCAATCCATCTCCTGTTTGCCCTGGAGGATGCAGATATAGTCAAGTGGTATGCTGGTGTGGGAAGAAGATGGCTCGAGTTCTTCTGCTGTTGCCACAACTTCAAAATGGTCAAAACTATTGTAACTTATCACCTCCGCTTCTCTTGTATTTTAACCTTAGCAGAGAAGCATGAATCGACCAAGCGCGATGCAATGAAGCATTATTCAAAGGATTTGAAGGTGTCTGATACAGATGAAACTGAAGTAACATATTTTCCTACAGAAAAGGAAGTTAAGATGATGGGAGATAGGAACCTCTCAGACCCAAAACCTGTTGACGGGGCTTTGACATTGGCACTGATTAGGTTGGCCTGTGAGGTTGATTCTTCACACTCTTGCGCTGCTCATTTCTGCGGCAGAGCCGATACTATTCTTTACCGTGTCCGTTTGCTCCAGAACCGGTTGAATGTGAACCCGTCGAATGAGGAGAAGTGGGTTCCAGGGTTAGGTGCTATTCATGAAAGTGTGAATCGCAAGTGCCTTCCCCTATGTCCTCTTCACAGAGATGATCTATTCTTGGGCGAGATCACACTTCAAGACGTGGACCTCACTTCATGTGTTGATGTGGATTAA
- the LOC116193990 gene encoding somatic embryogenesis receptor kinase 4-like, whose product MVFKTITFDVNGDINSDFPPSPDSSPPSTLCLPLTRRCTRSISVESQRKPEEPSSISPSEIDFKFPEQKQLRRFTYKELRQATGNFSSENALGEGAFGKVYKGRLSSGYLVAVKRSNRKFHSGCLKELFQAEVQVGKLVMHRNVVPMIGFCEGTNSKERHCLLYPFIPNGSLMSYLGGPPRSLIPLDWPARKHVALGLARGLSYLHDNCFLRIIHHDIKPSNILLDENLEPRIADFGTAKFMHHSLPRASLTAVPYCIAGRSSGNPVQKSQGATCSNEGKTTHLWGTPGYMAPEFSREGTFSVKNDVYAYGVTLLAIVSGCSPSDLRRLAVTEGFHATSVWVKKLFDSGNLGQIIDSSMRGEYDEAEVETLIKLALLCSQDSPAKRPNMSEVVVILEGSNCSLGIRWEEFERKGIRDAEEQIVTDREFSPEELSCPR is encoded by the coding sequence ATGGTCTTCAAGACGATTACATTCGACGTCAACGGAGACATTAACAGTGATTTTCCGCCTTCTCCCGATTCTTCTCCGCCGTCCACACTCTGTCTTCCTTTGACTCGCCGTTGCACTAGATCCATCTCGGTTGAGAGCCAGAGGAAACCGGAAGAGCCCTCAAGCATTAGTCCTTCAGAGATTGATTTCAAATTTCCGGAGCAGAAACAGCTGAGAAGGTTCACTTATAAGGAGCTGCGACAAGCCACTGGAAATTTCAGCAGCGAGAATGCCTTGGGCGAGGGTGCATTCGGCAAGGTCTACAAAGGACGTTTGTCTTCTGGATATCTCGTGGCCGTGAAAAGAAGTAACCGGAAGTTCCACTCAGGATGCCTGAAGGAACTGTTCCAAGCGGAAGTACAGGTAGGCAAACTGGTCATGCACCGAAATGTGGTCCCAATGATCGGCTTCTGTGAAGGGACGAATTCCAAGGAGCGCCATTGTTTACTATATCCTTTCATACCGAATGGAAGTCTGATGTCTTACTTAGGGGGGCCTCCAAGATCACTAATCCCGCTTGACTGGCCCGCCAGGAAGCACGTTGCTCTAGGACTAGCCAGAGGACTTTCGTATCTGCATGACAATTGCTTCCTCAGGATAATTCACCATGACATAAAGCCATCAAACATATTGCTAGATGAGAACCTTGAACCTCGTATTGCAGATTTCGGCACGGCTAAATTCATGCATCACAGCCTGCCCAGAGCATCCCTAACTGCAGTGCCCTATTGTATAGCTGGAAGAAGCTCCGGAAACCCTGTGCAAAAAAGTCAAGGTGCAACATGTTCAAACGAAGGTAAGACCACTCATCTGTGGGGTACCCCTGGCTATATGGCTCCTGAATTTAGCAGAGAGGGGACGTTTTCCGTGAAGAATGATGTTTATGCCTACGGAGTCACCCTTCTTGCAATAGTCTCTGGCTGTTCTCCTTCTGACCTCCGTCGTCTAGCTGTTACGGAAGGCTTTCATGCAACATCTGTTTGGGTGAAAAAACTATTTGACTCCGGAAACTTGGGACAGATAATAGATAGCAGTATGAGGGGCGAATATGACGAGGCTGAGGTGGAGACACTCATCAAACTTGCCCTCCTTTGCTCCCAAGATTCCCCAGCCAAAAGACCCAACATGTCAGAGGTAGTTGTTATTCTTGAAGGTAGCAACTGCAGCTTGGGTATAAGGTGGGAAGAATTTGAAAGAAAGGGAATCAGAGACGCAGAAGAGCAGATTGTAACCGATCGAGAGTTCAGTCCCGAAGAATTGTCCTGTCCGAGATGA